One Staphylococcus ratti DNA segment encodes these proteins:
- a CDS encoding DNA-binding protein produces the protein MLTKEFALKSGLSEKQVRKIVQHLEERGYQLKKTEYRGREATDFQEEDIELFQEIAERVGRTNSYELAFEELEQEKDFLQVIVKEDNHNLPSDQQFPQVMQELKAEIDKMREERQLLGQMISQVHKQQEELKSLHNQLNSQLETNTKSLNAITESQKQQTEQLSKTQESIESQAKEQKELVTTIKNNNEQKGFWQRLFGG, from the coding sequence ATGCTAACAAAAGAGTTTGCACTGAAATCAGGGCTAAGTGAAAAGCAAGTGCGTAAAATTGTACAGCACTTAGAAGAACGTGGCTACCAATTGAAAAAAACAGAGTACCGTGGGCGTGAAGCAACGGATTTCCAAGAAGAAGACATCGAGTTATTCCAAGAAATTGCAGAACGTGTTGGACGTACAAACAGTTACGAACTTGCATTTGAAGAACTTGAACAAGAAAAAGACTTTTTACAAGTTATCGTTAAAGAGGACAATCATAACTTACCAAGTGACCAACAATTTCCACAAGTTATGCAAGAACTTAAGGCTGAAATCGACAAAATGCGTGAAGAGCGTCAACTATTAGGTCAAATGATTTCTCAAGTACACAAACAACAAGAAGAATTAAAATCATTACATAATCAGCTTAACAGCCAACTTGAAACAAATACAAAATCATTAAACGCCATTACTGAAAGTCAAAAACAACAAACTGAACAGTTATCCAAAACACAAGAAAGTATCGAGTCTCAAGCGAAAGAGCAAAAAGAGCTTGTTACAACAATTAAAAACAACAACGAACAAAAAGGATTTTGGCAACGTCTATTTGGCGGTTAA
- the thiO gene encoding glycine oxidase ThiO: MQKVIIIGGGVIGLSIARQLSKGPYHISIIDRSTPRMNASYAAGGMLGAQNEFFEDTPLYRLAMQSRAMMPDLARQLYNETDIDIEFQSHGLIKIATNKQDIAKIQQQYSFLKRDDHRIHWFSNAELYSMFPHLSLESTAAFKIQDDAQINANLYTQALTRSVSTQNNIHFSPHTEVLHIAQKSEGYEVSTSKGTMYADILVIAAGAWSGKLLNNLGIFIHTHAVKGDVKLIETSFPLTQATLFNTNGCYIVPKKPNRYLIGATSEWDNWSTTNNKNNLKWLDDASQEMLPKLRHHRTVKTWTGIRPITTNEHPIMGKISDSLYVATGHYRNGILLSPIVGDLMAKAIQSDATALHKLEYFYQ, translated from the coding sequence ATGCAAAAAGTGATAATTATTGGCGGCGGTGTAATCGGTTTATCCATTGCTCGACAACTTTCAAAGGGTCCTTATCACATTTCAATTATAGATCGCTCTACTCCACGAATGAATGCATCCTATGCTGCTGGAGGTATGCTAGGCGCACAAAATGAATTTTTCGAAGACACCCCACTTTATCGCCTAGCGATGCAAAGTCGTGCGATGATGCCAGATCTAGCACGTCAACTTTATAATGAAACAGACATAGATATTGAATTTCAATCCCATGGTCTCATCAAAATCGCTACAAACAAGCAGGACATAGCCAAAATTCAACAGCAATATTCATTTTTAAAACGAGATGATCATCGTATCCATTGGTTTTCAAATGCAGAATTGTACAGTATGTTCCCTCACCTTTCACTAGAATCAACTGCCGCATTTAAAATTCAAGACGATGCACAAATCAATGCAAATTTATATACTCAAGCACTCACCCGTTCGGTAAGTACACAAAACAACATTCATTTCTCCCCTCATACCGAAGTACTGCACATTGCACAGAAATCAGAAGGTTATGAGGTATCTACATCTAAAGGGACGATGTATGCAGATATTTTAGTCATTGCTGCAGGCGCGTGGAGTGGCAAATTATTAAATAACTTAGGGATTTTCATCCATACACATGCCGTTAAAGGCGATGTGAAACTCATCGAAACTTCCTTTCCTTTAACACAAGCAACACTATTTAATACAAATGGGTGCTATATTGTCCCTAAAAAACCAAATCGTTACCTTATTGGTGCTACTTCAGAATGGGATAATTGGTCAACAACGAATAATAAAAACAATTTAAAGTGGTTAGACGACGCAAGCCAAGAGATGTTACCCAAATTACGTCATCATCGTACAGTGAAAACATGGACAGGCATTCGACCAATCACCACAAATGAACATCCGATTATGGGGAAAATTTCTGATTCTCTCTATGTCGCAACAGGTCATTATCGTAATGGTATACTTTTGTCTCCGATTGTCGGAGACTTAATGGCTAAAGCAATTCAAAGCGATGCAACTGCATTGCACAAACTTGAATATTTCTACCAATAG
- a CDS encoding L-cystine transporter, with product MTTFFIILNLAIFIFVLVGLGWMAKKHIKFPKRVFLALGLGVILGLILHLAYGANSKITTQTTEWIGIVGQGYLSLLKMIVIPLVFVSIVVAFTKIDIGEKFAKMGGLIFMFLIGTVAIAAMVGVIYAMLFGLDASSIDLGQAEQARGSEITSQAKEMTATTLPAQILELLPANPFLDFTGARATSTIAVVIFAAFIGFAFLRVLRKEPEKGSLLKRGIDAVYALVMAIVTFVLRLTPYGILAIMITTIATSDFSAIWTLGKFVIASYAALLTMYIIHMLILVVLGINPLQYMKKTAEVILFAFTSRSSAGALPLNIQTQTQRLGVPPAIANFSGSFGLSIGQNGCAGIYPAMLAMMAAPVAGVEINWQFILTLIVVVVLSSFGVAGVGGGATFASILVLSALNLPVGLAGVLISVEPLIDMGRTALNVNDSILAGTGTAKITKQLDEDTFKSNQYDELASDHV from the coding sequence ATGACTACATTTTTTATTATTCTCAATTTAGCCATTTTTATATTCGTATTAGTCGGCTTAGGTTGGATGGCTAAAAAACATATCAAATTTCCTAAACGTGTCTTTTTGGCATTAGGTTTAGGTGTTATACTCGGCTTAATTTTGCACCTTGCATACGGAGCAAATAGCAAAATCACAACACAAACAACAGAATGGATCGGTATCGTAGGACAAGGGTATTTGTCACTTTTAAAAATGATCGTTATTCCTCTCGTATTTGTTTCAATTGTAGTAGCATTTACCAAAATTGATATCGGAGAAAAGTTCGCAAAAATGGGCGGACTCATTTTTATGTTTTTAATTGGTACTGTTGCAATTGCCGCTATGGTCGGCGTCATTTATGCAATGCTGTTTGGTTTAGATGCCTCTTCAATCGATTTAGGTCAAGCAGAGCAAGCTCGTGGTTCAGAAATCACAAGCCAAGCTAAAGAAATGACTGCTACGACATTACCTGCTCAAATATTAGAATTATTACCTGCAAACCCATTTTTAGATTTCACAGGGGCGCGTGCAACTTCTACAATTGCAGTAGTCATTTTTGCCGCATTTATCGGCTTTGCCTTTTTACGCGTTTTACGTAAAGAACCTGAAAAAGGAAGTCTACTCAAACGAGGTATTGATGCCGTTTATGCCCTTGTAATGGCCATCGTCACTTTCGTACTTCGTTTAACACCGTACGGCATTTTAGCGATAATGATTACAACCATTGCGACTAGTGATTTTTCAGCCATTTGGACGCTAGGTAAATTCGTTATTGCGTCCTATGCTGCATTGCTGACGATGTATATCATTCATATGCTTATTTTAGTCGTTTTAGGTATCAATCCTTTACAATATATGAAGAAAACGGCTGAAGTTATTTTGTTTGCTTTTACATCTCGTTCAAGCGCAGGCGCGTTGCCTTTAAACATTCAAACGCAAACACAACGTTTAGGTGTGCCACCTGCTATTGCGAATTTCTCTGGCTCATTCGGCTTATCTATTGGTCAAAATGGTTGTGCCGGCATCTACCCAGCCATGTTAGCAATGATGGCAGCGCCAGTGGCAGGTGTTGAAATCAATTGGCAATTCATTTTAACGTTAATTGTCGTCGTTGTGCTAAGTTCTTTTGGTGTAGCGGGTGTTGGCGGTGGTGCGACATTTGCTTCAATCCTTGTTTTATCAGCTTTGAACTTACCGGTAGGTCTCGCAGGGGTCTTAATCTCTGTCGAACCGTTAATCGACATGGGGCGTACAGCACTTAATGTGAATGACTCCATTTTAGCCGGAACAGGTACTGCTAAAATCACAAAACAATTAGATGAAGATACTTTTAAATCTAATCAATACGATGAACTAGCTTCTGACCATGTCTAA
- a CDS encoding alpha/beta fold hydrolase encodes MKSKRAFEKSILSSEWKDITIQSEALKRYEIPVSGCDLIVYHRPGRDKTKKQHIIFYHGACGCSQMWENQYHAFENFDLYFVNVRGQGESSMKQGVPTYEDAIEDVHRMMSFFNMEKATLVGHSWGGNPLQEFVYRYPDKVNALVLIGSWGQHRIMSDKEKKQIKYSKIIYRLIPWKLVSQLNPKMCSDNFRTQCYIKKALLESHRSVFLNLGLSAYKDVRAIKQYKNNPPMLLVRGSEDFPKELNSIYTYLEEINPNARQAIIKNTKHQPMNDTPQELNDILNSFFEKVYLKM; translated from the coding sequence ATGAAAAGTAAACGTGCTTTTGAGAAATCAATATTATCTTCAGAATGGAAAGATATTACCATTCAAAGTGAAGCGCTTAAACGATATGAAATACCGGTTTCGGGATGTGACCTTATTGTTTACCATAGACCGGGAAGAGACAAAACGAAAAAACAGCATATCATTTTTTATCATGGTGCCTGCGGATGTAGTCAAATGTGGGAAAATCAGTACCATGCTTTCGAAAATTTTGATTTGTATTTCGTAAATGTTAGAGGGCAAGGTGAATCTTCTATGAAGCAAGGTGTACCGACTTATGAAGATGCTATAGAAGATGTACACAGAATGATGTCGTTTTTTAATATGGAAAAAGCGACTTTGGTAGGTCATTCATGGGGCGGAAATCCGCTTCAAGAATTTGTTTATCGTTATCCAGATAAGGTGAATGCGCTCGTACTCATAGGTAGTTGGGGACAACATAGAATCATGTCTGATAAGGAGAAAAAACAAATCAAGTATTCAAAAATAATTTATCGACTAATACCGTGGAAACTTGTAAGTCAACTTAACCCTAAAATGTGTTCGGATAACTTTAGAACCCAGTGCTATATTAAAAAAGCGCTCCTTGAATCGCACCGCTCGGTATTTTTAAATCTTGGTTTGAGCGCATATAAAGATGTGAGGGCAATTAAGCAATATAAAAATAATCCACCTATGTTATTGGTAAGAGGATCAGAAGATTTTCCTAAAGAATTAAACAGTATCTATACTTATTTAGAAGAAATTAACCCCAATGCACGTCAAGCTATTATAAAAAATACGAAACACCAACCTATGAATGATACACCGCAAGAATTGAACGATATTTTAAACTCATTTTTTGAAAAAGTATACTTAAAAATGTAG
- a CDS encoding NADPH-dependent oxidoreductase, whose product MSDYVYDLAKKHHSVRKFKPNAIHREVVKKLIEAGQMASTSSYLQTTTVIGVEDVEKKEALKEVSGQPYVLENGYLLVFVIDYHRHQMASNKQDVNLESSFESAEGLLVGTVDASLMAQNIALTAEDMGYGIVYLGSLRNDVMRVREILELPEYTFPLFGMAIGEPAEDEAGTPKPRLPLDHVFHIDGYSHDEQQLEAQIETYDETVSNYYKARTNGERTETWSEQTSQFMNSKQRVEMLEWLQISGFNKK is encoded by the coding sequence ATGTCAGATTATGTATACGATTTAGCGAAAAAACATCATTCTGTGAGAAAATTTAAACCAAACGCGATTCATCGAGAAGTTGTCAAAAAATTAATTGAAGCAGGTCAGATGGCTTCCACGTCCAGTTATTTACAAACTACAACGGTTATTGGCGTGGAAGACGTTGAAAAGAAAGAAGCTTTGAAAGAAGTCTCTGGTCAACCTTACGTTCTTGAAAATGGTTACTTGCTTGTATTTGTCATCGACTATCACCGTCATCAAATGGCTAGTAACAAACAAGATGTTAATTTAGAAAGCAGCTTTGAATCGGCAGAAGGGTTATTAGTTGGCACAGTAGATGCTTCGTTGATGGCACAAAATATTGCGCTAACGGCGGAGGACATGGGTTATGGCATTGTTTATTTAGGTTCATTACGTAATGATGTCATGCGTGTACGTGAAATTTTAGAGCTGCCAGAATATACTTTTCCTTTATTTGGTATGGCGATTGGAGAGCCTGCAGAGGATGAAGCAGGTACACCGAAACCGCGTTTACCGTTAGACCATGTATTTCACATTGATGGCTATTCGCATGATGAACAACAGTTAGAAGCGCAAATTGAAACTTACGATGAAACCGTGTCTAACTATTATAAAGCACGTACAAATGGAGAACGTACTGAAACGTGGTCAGAACAAACTTCTCAATTTATGAACAGTAAACAGCGTGTAGAAATGTTAGAATGGCTCCAAATTTCAGGATTTAATAAAAAATAG
- the ahpC gene encoding alkyl hydroperoxide reductase subunit C: MSLIGKQIEEFSAQAYNAKTDEFVGVTHEDLKGNWSVVVFYPADFSFVCPTELQDVQNQYAKLQELGVNVYSVSTDTHFVHKAWHDHSDAISTLQYVMIGDPSQAITRNFDVLDETTGLAQRGTFIVDPDGVVQAAEINADGIGRDASTLVHKIKAAQYVRQNPGEVCPAKWEEGNDTLTPGLDLVGKI; this comes from the coding sequence ATGTCTTTAATCGGTAAACAAATTGAAGAATTTTCAGCACAAGCTTACAATGCAAAAACTGATGAATTCGTAGGAGTAACACACGAAGACTTAAAAGGTAACTGGAGCGTAGTTGTTTTCTACCCAGCTGACTTCTCATTCGTATGTCCAACAGAATTACAAGACGTTCAAAACCAATACGCGAAATTACAAGAACTTGGTGTTAATGTATATTCTGTATCAACAGATACTCATTTCGTACACAAAGCTTGGCACGATCATTCAGATGCGATTAGCACATTACAATATGTAATGATTGGTGACCCATCACAAGCAATCACACGTAACTTTGACGTATTAGATGAAACTACAGGTCTTGCACAACGTGGTACATTCATCGTTGACCCAGACGGTGTCGTACAAGCTGCTGAAATCAATGCTGACGGTATTGGCCGTGACGCAAGTACATTAGTACACAAAATCAAAGCTGCTCAATACGTACGTCAAAACCCAGGTGAAGTTTGTCCTGCAAAATGGGAAGAAGGTAACGATACACTTACACCAGGTTTAGACTTAGTAGGTAAAATCTAA
- the ahpF gene encoding alkyl hydroperoxide reductase subunit F, whose product MLNQELKQQLTQLLDLMEGDVVFKLSAGTDEHSEKLSNLVQEISEMSPRITVENANLKRTPSFSVNRPNEDTGITFAGIPLGHEFNSFVLALLQVSGRAPKESQSVIDQIKSIDRPLHFETFVSLTCQKCPDVVQALNLMSVLNPNITHTMIDGAVFKKEAEDIMAVPAIFLNGETFGNGRMTVSDILNELGEGPDASEFEGKETFDVLVVGGGPASASAAIYSARKGLKTGIVADRIGGQVNDTADIENLIGVKKTTGPELSTNLEQHITDYKVDVMKGVRADQITKTDEGTEVTLDNGATLKTKSLIIATGARWRQLGVPGESEFANKGVAYCPHCDGPLFEGKDVAVVGGGNSGVEAAIDLAGICKHVTLFEFGEAMRADSVLQERLQSLPNTTVITNAATSEITGTDRVNGITYTDRTTNESKHVELDGVFVQIGLSPNTEWVGDAVQRNRMGEIEVDRLNQTNVPGIFAAGDCTDQRYKQIIISMGSGASAALSAFDYLIRH is encoded by the coding sequence ATGTTAAATCAAGAGTTAAAACAACAACTTACGCAACTACTTGATTTGATGGAAGGTGACGTCGTGTTCAAACTAAGTGCTGGCACTGATGAACACTCTGAGAAGTTAAGCAACTTAGTTCAAGAAATCTCTGAAATGTCACCTCGCATTACAGTTGAAAATGCAAACTTAAAGCGCACACCGAGCTTTAGTGTTAATCGTCCAAATGAAGATACTGGCATTACTTTCGCTGGTATTCCACTTGGTCACGAGTTCAACTCTTTTGTCCTTGCACTATTACAAGTCAGTGGACGTGCGCCGAAAGAATCACAATCTGTAATTGATCAAATCAAATCTATCGATAGACCACTTCATTTTGAAACATTCGTTAGTCTTACATGTCAAAAATGTCCGGATGTTGTACAAGCATTAAACTTAATGTCTGTATTAAATCCTAACATTACACACACAATGATTGACGGTGCTGTATTCAAAAAAGAAGCTGAAGACATTATGGCTGTACCAGCTATTTTCTTAAATGGCGAAACGTTTGGTAACGGACGTATGACTGTCTCAGATATCTTAAATGAATTGGGCGAAGGTCCTGACGCATCTGAATTTGAAGGTAAAGAAACATTTGATGTTCTTGTTGTTGGTGGAGGACCAGCAAGCGCAAGTGCTGCAATTTATTCAGCACGTAAAGGTTTAAAAACTGGTATCGTCGCAGACCGTATTGGCGGTCAAGTAAACGATACTGCTGACATCGAAAACTTAATCGGTGTTAAGAAAACAACTGGACCTGAACTTTCAACAAACTTAGAACAACACATCACTGATTATAAAGTAGACGTCATGAAAGGTGTCCGTGCAGATCAAATCACAAAAACGGATGAAGGAACAGAAGTTACTTTAGATAATGGGGCAACATTAAAAACAAAATCATTAATTATCGCAACTGGTGCACGTTGGCGTCAATTAGGCGTTCCTGGTGAAAGTGAATTTGCGAATAAAGGGGTCGCATATTGTCCTCACTGTGATGGTCCGCTATTTGAAGGTAAAGACGTCGCTGTTGTCGGCGGTGGTAACTCTGGTGTCGAAGCTGCTATCGACCTTGCAGGTATCTGTAAACACGTCACGCTCTTCGAATTTGGTGAAGCAATGCGTGCAGATTCTGTACTACAAGAACGCCTACAGTCCCTACCGAATACTACTGTAATTACGAATGCCGCAACATCAGAAATTACAGGTACAGATCGTGTAAATGGTATTACGTACACTGACCGTACGACAAATGAATCTAAACACGTGGAACTTGATGGTGTGTTTGTTCAAATCGGTCTTTCTCCTAATACAGAATGGGTCGGCGATGCTGTTCAACGTAACCGTATGGGTGAAATTGAAGTCGACCGACTCAACCAAACGAACGTTCCTGGTATTTTTGCAGCAGGTGACTGTACAGATCAACGTTATAAACAAATCATCATTTCTATGGGATCAGGTGCAAGCGCAGCATTATCTGCATTTGACTACCTTATTCGTCATTAA
- a CDS encoding QueT transporter family protein, translating to MTTKSITQISAIAALLTIFALFKIPAILPGLEFQLSAPVSILILAFFGIKRYFIGGLISSAILFVMGVFNPLNLFISIMFRVVAITIVYFCGVSVRSLSIASCAGTLSSRLILAGILHLPPILLVAHALPGILFTLIVVVILYPALSKRPVVQNFCK from the coding sequence ATGACAACGAAATCTATCACTCAAATTAGTGCAATTGCAGCATTATTAACGATTTTTGCATTATTCAAAATCCCAGCTATCTTACCAGGACTAGAATTTCAGCTGTCCGCACCTGTGTCCATCCTAATTTTAGCTTTTTTCGGTATTAAACGTTATTTTATTGGCGGACTCATTTCAAGTGCTATTTTATTTGTTATGGGCGTTTTTAATCCCCTTAACCTCTTTATTTCTATTATGTTTAGAGTGGTGGCTATCACTATCGTCTACTTTTGTGGTGTTTCTGTAAGAAGCTTAAGTATCGCGAGTTGTGCTGGCACATTGAGCTCTCGTCTTATATTAGCTGGTATTTTACACTTACCGCCTATCTTACTCGTAGCTCATGCTTTACCTGGCATATTATTTACACTTATTGTCGTCGTCATCTTATATCCTGCGTTAAGCAAACGACCTGTCGTTCAAAACTTTTGTAAATAA